From one Lotus japonicus ecotype B-129 chromosome 3, LjGifu_v1.2 genomic stretch:
- the LOC130743346 gene encoding glutelin type-D 1-like, protein MAIDLSPQLAKKLYGGNGGSYHAWSPSELPMLREGNIGASKLALQKNGFALPRYSDSSKVAYVLQGTGVVGIVLPESEEKVVAIKKGDALALPFGVVTWWYNKEDTELVVLFLGDTSKAHKAGEFTDFYLTGSNGIFTGFSTEFVGRAWDLKENEVKTLVGNQSAKGIVKLEGNITIPEPKPDHRDGMALNCLEAALDVDIKDGGRVVVLNTKNLPLVGEVGLGADLVRLDGGAMCSPGFSCDSALQVTYIVRGSGRVQVVGVDGKRVLETTVKAGNLFIVPRFYVVSKIADPEGLEWFSIISTPNPIFTHLAGSSSVWKALSPTVLQAAFNVDSGVEQLFRSKRTADAIFFPPPK, encoded by the exons ATGGCGATTGATCTTTCTCCCCAACTGGCCAAGAAGCTTTACGGCGGCAATGGTGGCTCTTACCACGCCTGGTCCCCTTCTGAACTCCCCATGCTACGCGAAGGCAACATAGGTGCCTCCAAGCTCGCTCTCCAGAAGAACGGTTTCGCGCTTCCTCGTTACTCTGATTCATCCAAAGTCGCTTATGTTCTCCAAG GAACTGGAGTTGTTGGAATTGTACTCCCTGAATCAGAagagaaggttgttgcaatcaAGAAAGGTGATGCCTTGGCGCTTCCCTTTGGTGTTGTGACATGGTGGTATAACAAGGAAGACACTGAGTTGGTTGTTCTGTTCCTGGGAGACACTTCAAAGGCTCACAAGGCTGGTGAGTTCACTGACTTTTATCTGACTGGTTCCAATGGAATCTTCACAGGCTTTTCAACTGAGTTTGTGGGGAGAGCTTGGGACTTGAAAGAGAATGAGGTCAAAACCCTTGTTGGAAATCAATCAGCCAAAGGCATTGTGAAGCTGGAAGGTAATATCACCATTCCTGAACCTAAACCCGATCATCGGGATGGCATGGCCTTGAACTGTCTAGAGGCTGCACTGGATGTTGACATCAAGGATGGTGGAAGGGTTGTGGTGTTGAACACCAAGAATCTTCCATTGGTTGGTGAGGTTGGACTCGGAGCTGACCTTGTGAGGTTGGATGGTGGAGCCATGTGTTCTCCAGGATTCTCTTGTGACTCTGCTTTGCAGGTTACTTATATTGTCAGGGGCAGTGGCAGGGTTCAGGTGGTTGGTGTTGATGGCAAGAGGGTTTTGGAGACAACTGTGAAAGCTGGTAATTTGTTCATTGTGCCTAGGTTTTATGTGGTCTCCAAGATTGCTGATCCTGAGGGATTGGAGTGGTTCTCTATCATCTCCACCCCCAA TCCTATATTTACCCACTTGGCTGGAAGTTCTTCAGTGTGGAAGGCTTTGTCACCTACGGTTCTGCAGGCTGCATTCAATGTAGATTCAGGCGTTGAGCAACTCTTCCGTTCAAAGAGGACCGCTGATGCCATTTTCTTCCCTCCACCAAAGTAG